A window of the Fulvia fulva chromosome 3, complete sequence genome harbors these coding sequences:
- a CDS encoding Vacuolar cation/proton exchanger 2 produces the protein MPRSDIMSSKEHPHNHKMGWGRHQTKVFRRKDAHPDTIDHPGAGTGDAIPQQENEKGAYRANGNGNKQSKELPMYNRDGHRVNQNGDKVTKGIQPDGESGRSWFHPLHFFKIIWCSSCELSKWTNLLWPFTLAALALYFHYPQHQLWIFICAYIGMVPSANLVGFAGQELARKLPKVAGVMLETTFGSIVEIILFTVLMVQGGNTNVTVIRAAILGSILANLLLCLGLCFFVGGIFHPQQTFHEAISEVGSNLMLVAGMALVIPTIYYNTLYGRFDGVNPPNNLATLESEALRISRATAIILVVAFAVYVFFQARSHHGLYEDILEADEQRDHDRHKDLRKAKLTLTESIVALMLALMFVSFMAVFLVKEIHFMVNERHISDAFVGLILIPVVEKAAEHITAVDEAYDNQMNFALSHVLGASIQTALLNTPIVVFVGWGLGYDMSLNFELFDAVVLILAIMVVGNFLRDEKSDYLEGALCVFVYILIAVTAWYYPNPLEEGGVKFTTPAAGANVQPATISVQWEDDGDSPSLDDLSGYTLQLMVGGNSDTNSQPLVAIGPSQGSFASGSKVTGTVAATVAGPTKNGFYLKMIATATEGGTITYYSSRFNMPGMTGTTPAEYATAAAAVSGTDGPDTVNAVANNAGAAAPAAGAAGGAYTVPYALQSGLTKYAPMQGVPPTKITLKNFSPMYPTSAYTIATTFLPKASIVTTMTESQTFKVTSIENTAAAQSMPTGDMAKYLARWKD, from the exons ATGCCGCGCTCCGACATCATGAGCAGCAAAGAACATCCTCACAATCACAAGATGGGTTGGGGACGACACCAAACGAAAGTCTTCCGACGAAAGGATGCTCACCCCGACACTATTGACCACCCCGGAGCTGGCACTGGCGACGCGATCCCGCAACAAGAGAACGAGAAGGGAGCATATCGCGCCAATGGTAACGGCAACAAGCAGTCCAAGGAGCTGCCAATGTACAACAGAGACGGCCACCGCGTCAACCAGAACGGCGACAAAGTAACAAAAGGCATCCAGCCCGACGGCGAAAGTGGACGCAGCTGGTTCCATCCCCTACACTTCTTCAAGATCATCTGGTGCTCCTCCTGCGAACTCAGCAAATGGACGAACCTCCTCTGGCCCTTCACACTCGCTGCCTTGGCCCTCTACTTCCACTACCCGCAACACCAGCTATGGATCTTCATCTGCGCCTACATAGGAATGGTGCCGTCGGCGAACTTGGTTGGGTTTGCGGGTCAAGAGCTTGCGCGAAAATTACCGAAAGTCGCTGGTGTTATGCTCGAGACGACTTTTGGATCTATCGTGGAGATCATCTTGTTTACTGTGCTGATGGTCCAGGGTGGGAACACGAATGTTACTGTTATTCGTGCGGCTATTCTAGGTTCCATCTTGGCTAACCTGCTACTCTGTCTCG GACTGTGCTTCTTCGTCGGCGGCATCTTCCATCCTCAACAGACATTCCACGAGGCCATCTCCGAAGTGGGTTCTAACTTGATGCTCGTCGCTGGGATGGCGCTTGTGATACCTACGATCTATTACAACACGCTTTACGGGCGATTCGATGGCGTGAACCCACCGAACAATCTGGCCACTTTGGAGTCAGAGGCGCTGAGGATCTCGCGTGCTACCGCAATAATATTGGTGGTAGCATTTGCAGTCTACGTCTTCTTCCAGGCCCGCAGCCATCACGGCCTGTACGAAGACATCCTCGAGGCCGACGAACAACGAGACCACGACCGACACAAGGACCTCCGCAAAGCAAAGCTCACGCTGACGGAGAGCATCGTCGCACTCATGCTGGCTTTGATGTTTGTTAGTTTCATGGCTGTCTTCCTTGTGAAGGAGATTCACTTCATGGTCAATGAGCGGCACATCTCGGATGCGTTTGTGGGTCTTATCCTCATCCCGGTCGTCGAAAAGGCAGCTGAACACATCACTGCTGTTGACGAAGCCTACGACAACCAGATGAACTTCGCTCTCAGCCACGTCCTCGGTGCCAGCATTCAGACCGCGCTGCTCAACACACCGATCGTTGTCTTCGTCGGATGGGGTCTCGGGTACGACATGAGTCTCAACTTCGAGCTGTTCGATGCTGTGGTACTGATCCTGGCCATCATGGTGGTTGGCAACTTCCTTAGGGACGAGAAGAGTGACTACCTGGAGGGAGCGCTGTGCGTGTTCGTGTACATCCTGATAGCGGTCACGGCCTGGTATTATCCAAATCCTCTGGAGGAGGGTG GCGTCAAATTCACAACTCCGGCAGCGGGCGCAAATGTTCAGCCGGCCACGATTTCGGTGCAGTGGGAGGATGATGGGGACTCGCCAAGTTTGGATGATCTTTCGGGGTATACGTTGCAGTTGATGGTGGGAGGGAACTCGGACACGAATTCG CAACCGCTTGTAGCCATCGGGCCTTCGCAAGGCTCCTTTGCATCTGGAAGTAAGGTCACTGGAACCGTTGCTGCAACTGTGGCTGGACCCACGAAGAACGGGTTCTACCTAAAGATGATTGCAACAGCGACAGAAGGCGGCACGATAACGTACTACTCAAGCAGGTTTAATATGCCTGGTATGACTGGTACCACTCCAGCGGAATATGCTACTGCGGCAGCAGCAGTCTCGGGCACCGACGGACCAGACACCGTCAACGCAGTCGCAAACAATGCTGGGGCCGCAGCTCCAGCAGCAGGTGCTGCTGGCGGCGCCTACACAGTCCCATATGCCCTACAATCCGGTCTCACGAAGTATGCGCCGATGCAGGGTGTACCACCGACGAAGATCACGCTGAAGAACTTCTCGCCCATGTACCCAACCAGTGCATACACGATCGCTACCACTTTCTTGCCCAAAGCAAGCATCGTCACGACCATGACTGAGAGTCAGACGTTCAAAGTCACTAGTATTGAGAACACG GCTGCCGCTCAGTCCATGCCGACTGGCGATATGGCGAAGTATCTGGCACGATGGAAGGACTAA